The following are from one region of the Halarcobacter sp. genome:
- the topA gene encoding type I DNA topoisomerase has product MKNLVIVESPAKAKTISKFLGKDYKVMASMGHVRDLPKSKLGFDPENNFEPKYLISTDKKKVISDLKKEITKDTTIYLAADEDREGEAIAWHLIPALKIEKNPIKRIVFHEITKGAILEAINNPREVDQHLVDAQQARRILDRAVGYELSPLLWKKVRYGLSAGRVQSVAVKIIVDRENEIREFVPEEFWKIKADFINPELKSELAKIDGKAKKVKNEQEAKEIEASINQGNFELFDIEEKDSNRNPAAPFTTSTLQQEASRKLGLSVRQTMVIAQQLYEGNVGNIPNHTGGLITYMRTDSLNLSTVATSAAKEVIENEYGKEYSLAKPRVYRSKAKGAQEAHEAIRPVNMALKPSDIKPFVEPAQFKLYSLIWKRTLATQMAPAKIANTTYKISAGKDKEYEFQSKGQRIIFPGFMKAYTEGSDNPEAVLDSSEKILPTIKVGTVLDLEKLDLEQNFTKPPARYTEASLVKKLESEGIGRPSTYAPTISTIQQREYVVKTEDKKLAPTPTGEIVNSFLVDHFPHIVDLGFTAKVEEDFDEIAEGKIAWQQVMQHFYGDFKKTINEKEESVNKEDYLQIREIGTDPKSGKPISARVGRFGPFVQIGTKDDEEKPQFVAIPDHLNMDTITLDEALFLFTLPRVVGQTPEGEDIKANIGRFGPYLQVKTKFYSLKQDDPYTIELPRALEVIKEIDEAKAKALIKDFPEEKIQILTGRYGPYIKQGRKNFKIPKGVEAEDLTLEQTLEIIAKDPKSKTGAKKAPAKKTTTKRTTRKKSTAKTTTKK; this is encoded by the coding sequence GTGAAAAATTTAGTAATAGTGGAGTCACCAGCAAAAGCAAAAACAATTTCAAAGTTTTTAGGAAAAGATTATAAAGTTATGGCCTCAATGGGACATGTAAGAGACTTACCTAAATCAAAGTTAGGGTTTGATCCTGAAAACAATTTTGAACCCAAATATCTTATCTCAACAGATAAGAAAAAAGTTATAAGTGATTTGAAAAAAGAGATTACTAAAGATACTACTATTTACCTAGCGGCCGATGAGGACCGAGAGGGTGAGGCTATTGCTTGGCACTTAATCCCTGCACTTAAAATTGAAAAAAACCCTATAAAAAGAATTGTATTTCACGAAATTACTAAAGGTGCAATCTTAGAAGCTATAAATAACCCAAGAGAGGTTGACCAACACTTAGTTGATGCTCAACAAGCAAGAAGAATCCTTGATAGAGCAGTTGGATATGAACTTTCACCTTTATTATGGAAAAAGGTTAGATATGGACTTAGTGCTGGAAGAGTTCAATCTGTTGCTGTAAAAATAATTGTTGATAGAGAAAATGAAATTAGAGAGTTTGTTCCTGAAGAGTTTTGGAAGATTAAAGCTGATTTTATAAATCCAGAATTAAAATCAGAATTGGCAAAAATTGATGGAAAAGCAAAGAAAGTAAAAAATGAGCAAGAAGCAAAAGAGATTGAAGCCTCTATAAATCAAGGAAATTTTGAACTTTTTGATATAGAAGAGAAAGATAGTAATAGAAACCCTGCTGCTCCTTTTACAACATCAACACTACAACAAGAAGCAAGTAGGAAACTTGGATTATCTGTTAGACAAACTATGGTTATAGCTCAACAACTTTATGAAGGTAATGTGGGTAATATACCAAACCATACTGGTGGTTTAATCACTTATATGAGAACAGATTCATTAAATCTTTCTACTGTTGCAACAAGTGCAGCTAAAGAGGTTATCGAAAATGAATATGGTAAAGAGTATAGTTTAGCTAAACCTAGAGTTTATCGTTCAAAAGCTAAAGGAGCACAAGAAGCTCACGAAGCAATTCGTCCAGTAAATATGGCACTTAAACCAAGTGATATTAAACCATTTGTTGAGCCAGCTCAATTTAAACTTTATAGCCTTATTTGGAAAAGAACACTAGCAACTCAAATGGCACCTGCAAAAATAGCTAATACTACATATAAAATAAGTGCCGGAAAAGATAAAGAGTATGAGTTTCAATCAAAGGGTCAAAGAATAATATTCCCAGGATTTATGAAAGCTTATACTGAAGGTAGTGATAATCCAGAAGCAGTTTTAGATAGTAGTGAAAAGATTTTACCAACTATAAAAGTAGGAACAGTTTTAGATTTAGAAAAACTAGACTTAGAACAAAACTTTACAAAACCACCTGCAAGATATACAGAAGCAAGCTTAGTTAAAAAATTAGAGAGTGAAGGGATAGGAAGACCATCTACTTATGCTCCAACAATCTCAACTATTCAACAAAGAGAATATGTTGTTAAAACAGAAGATAAAAAGTTAGCTCCAACTCCTACAGGAGAGATTGTAAATAGCTTTTTAGTTGACCATTTCCCTCATATTGTGGATTTAGGTTTTACTGCAAAAGTTGAAGAGGATTTTGATGAGATTGCAGAGGGTAAAATTGCATGGCAACAAGTTATGCAACACTTCTATGGAGATTTCAAAAAAACAATTAATGAAAAAGAAGAGAGTGTAAACAAAGAGGATTATTTACAAATAAGAGAGATAGGAACTGACCCTAAATCTGGAAAACCAATAAGTGCTAGAGTTGGTAGATTTGGTCCTTTTGTTCAAATAGGAACTAAAGATGACGAAGAGAAACCTCAATTTGTAGCTATTCCTGATCATCTAAATATGGATACTATTACACTTGATGAAGCGCTATTTTTATTTACTTTACCAAGGGTTGTTGGACAAACACCAGAGGGTGAAGATATAAAAGCAAATATTGGAAGATTTGGACCATACTTACAAGTTAAAACAAAATTTTATTCTTTAAAACAAGATGATCCATATACAATTGAACTTCCAAGGGCTTTAGAGGTTATAAAAGAGATTGATGAAGCAAAAGCAAAAGCATTGATTAAAGATTTCCCTGAAGAAAAAATACAGATTTTAACTGGACGA
- a CDS encoding UDP-N-acetylmuramate dehydrogenase yields the protein MSFKQIDFSRYSSIKIGPKVDVKVIEEIGDYSEYQIIGRANNLLISNNPPKFAILGETFDYIKQEDDKLYVGCATSSGKLLTYARKNNIANLEFIAKLPGNLGGLVKMNAGLKTWEIFNYIDKIKTKDGYIKKEDINYSYRDTKLDTIVYEVVFNIEYGFCKDKLKEFNKMRDNQPQVPSAGSCFKNPKGDFAGRLIQEVGLKGFRKGDMAFSEVHSNFLVNLGNGKYEDAIYLINEAKNRVKKSFNIDLEEEIIIF from the coding sequence GTGAGTTTTAAACAAATAGATTTTTCTAGATACTCTTCAATAAAAATTGGTCCAAAAGTTGATGTAAAAGTGATTGAAGAGATAGGAGATTACAGCGAATATCAAATAATTGGTCGAGCTAATAATCTTTTAATATCAAATAATCCTCCAAAATTTGCAATTTTAGGTGAAACCTTTGATTATATAAAACAAGAGGATGATAAACTATATGTTGGTTGTGCCACAAGTTCAGGTAAGCTTTTAACATATGCAAGAAAGAATAATATTGCAAATTTAGAGTTTATAGCAAAACTTCCAGGAAACCTTGGTGGTTTAGTTAAAATGAATGCCGGATTAAAAACTTGGGAAATCTTTAATTATATAGATAAAATAAAAACTAAAGATGGATATATAAAAAAAGAGGATATAAACTATTCCTATAGAGATACAAAACTTGATACAATAGTTTATGAGGTTGTATTTAATATAGAGTATGGTTTTTGTAAAGATAAGTTAAAAGAGTTTAACAAAATGAGAGATAACCAACCACAAGTACCCAGTGCAGGTTCATGCTTTAAAAATCCTAAAGGGGATTTTGCTGGAAGGTTGATACAAGAGGTTGGATTAAAAGGTTTTAGAAAAGGTGATATGGCATTTAGTGAAGTTCACTCAAATTTCTTAGTAAATCTGGGAAATGGAAAATATGAAGATGCTATTTATCTTATAAATGAAGCAAAAAACAGAGTAAAGAAAAGTTTTAATATAGATTTAGAGGAAGAGATTATCATTTTTTAG
- a CDS encoding MqnA/MqnD/SBP family protein — MLKTISVAHSPDADDIFMYYAIKFGWVTPKDAVFENIADDIETLNQATLKGEYDICAISFALYPFVKEDYALLKTAVSFGEGYGPKLIKKKDTKLKRNFKVALSGEFTTNALLFRIAYPEARITYMNFLDIEKAVLDGEVDAGVLIHESILTYDEELEVEREIWDIWVELSGGDLPLPLGGMCMRRSLPLHSAIDYENTLIKAVDVANKNRKVLAPMLLEKGLIRVDADTLDNYLDLYANDNSVMLSEVQYKALDKLYELGYQNGFYETLIKAEDFLIPSEYEELRAK; from the coding sequence ATTTTGAAGACTATTAGTGTTGCACACTCTCCTGATGCTGACGATATCTTTATGTATTATGCAATCAAGTTTGGATGGGTAACTCCAAAAGATGCTGTATTTGAAAATATTGCAGATGATATTGAAACTTTGAACCAAGCTACATTAAAAGGTGAGTATGATATTTGTGCTATCTCATTTGCACTTTATCCTTTTGTAAAAGAAGATTACGCTTTATTGAAAACAGCAGTCTCTTTTGGAGAGGGATATGGACCAAAACTTATAAAGAAAAAAGATACAAAATTAAAAAGAAATTTTAAAGTAGCCCTTAGTGGTGAATTTACAACAAATGCATTATTGTTTAGAATAGCTTATCCAGAAGCTAGAATTACTTATATGAATTTTCTTGATATTGAAAAAGCTGTATTAGACGGAGAAGTTGATGCGGGTGTATTAATTCATGAATCAATTTTAACTTATGATGAAGAGTTAGAAGTAGAGCGAGAGATTTGGGATATTTGGGTTGAACTTAGTGGAGGTGATTTACCTTTACCTTTAGGTGGAATGTGTATGAGAAGATCTCTTCCTTTACATAGTGCTATTGATTATGAAAATACTTTAATCAAAGCAGTAGATGTTGCAAATAAAAATAGAAAAGTTTTAGCGCCTATGCTTCTTGAAAAAGGTTTGATAAGAGTAGATGCAGACACACTTGATAATTATTTAGACCTTTATGCAAATGATAACTCGGTAATGCTTAGTGAGGTTCAATATAAGGCTTTAGACAAACTATATGAATTGGGTTACCAAAATGGTTTTTATGAAACTCTTATTAAAGCAGAAGATTTTTTAATCCCTAGTGAATATGAGGAATTAAGAGCAAAGTGA
- a CDS encoding NAD(P)H-dependent oxidoreductase, which yields MNITFIDCSERYHSEINSIIDYLNQYFNSIKINTNILTINQYKIAKCTQCRCCTQKKGENPIKCVIKDEMSDLIDKIEKSDAYVILADRNSLFERNKIHEKFSERLVAYYYWPYGQVEAKPRRGYFSKNSILINLNTTKYFMNHSFYTSKLYMEHTSASIGARVIDWVALTPKENLLENYESRLKHMAYRLIASINQKAS from the coding sequence ATGAATATCACATTTATAGATTGTTCAGAACGGTACCATAGTGAAATAAATTCAATTATTGATTATTTAAATCAATATTTTAATTCAATTAAAATAAATACAAATATTTTAACCATAAATCAATACAAAATTGCAAAATGCACTCAATGTAGATGTTGTACTCAAAAAAAGGGTGAAAATCCAATTAAATGTGTCATAAAAGATGAGATGAGTGATTTAATTGATAAAATAGAAAAATCTGATGCTTATGTTATCTTAGCAGATAGAAACTCCTTATTTGAAAGAAATAAAATACATGAGAAGTTTTCCGAAAGGTTAGTTGCATACTACTATTGGCCTTACGGTCAAGTTGAAGCTAAACCAAGAAGAGGATATTTTTCTAAAAACTCTATTCTTATAAATCTAAACACTACAAAATATTTTATGAATCATAGTTTTTATACTTCAAAACTATATATGGAACACACCTCTGCATCTATTGGGGCAAGAGTTATAGATTGGGTTGCATTAACACCAAAAGAGAATTTGTTAGAAAATTATGAGTCAAGATTAAAACATATGGCTTATAGACTTATAGCCTCAATTAATCAAAAAGCTTCTTAA
- the nuoN gene encoding NADH-quinone oxidoreductase subunit NuoN has translation MTSVIPPVAIDFASLNFTTIVPMLMAIVGALVILCVDLVNKKLDKSLYVMLTVLFLFVDLGTLIGYSGNVRGFFDLLLVDGIAILSQAIIVFASILFILTAMNKLRFQEHRYPEYFALYLFVVAGFQFMVSSDSLILIFVGLETSSMALYTLIAMHNRKNAIEAAIKYFTMGALATAFFAFGSMIFYAVTGTVELGQISEVLTESNFENYPVILLGVVFLLGALGFKLSLVPYHTWVADVYEGSTASLAGFLSVVPKIAGFVVALRFFEIFVASGDMYVEIILYATVVLTMTIPNIIALVQTDIKRMLAYSSISNAGFAMGAILIGTTQATNALFLYWIMFFITNLGGFTMLWLNRNKDYSFASDHSLEKYSGIIKTSPFTATMMGLFFLSLAGVPPFSLFWGKMYLIGSAVNAGYIILALIMAINSAIAAYYYLKPIVYIFLKEPAEDGIKCMVNATGPVKTVIGFCAIVTILSIFLVEPLLNIISYYVQISGY, from the coding sequence ATGACTAGTGTTATCCCACCAGTAGCAATTGATTTTGCTAGTTTAAATTTTACTACAATTGTACCAATGCTTATGGCTATAGTTGGTGCTTTAGTTATTCTTTGTGTTGATTTAGTAAATAAAAAACTTGATAAATCGCTTTATGTGATGTTAACTGTATTATTTCTTTTTGTAGATTTAGGTACTCTAATTGGTTATTCTGGAAATGTTAGAGGTTTCTTTGATCTATTATTAGTTGATGGTATTGCAATTTTATCTCAAGCAATAATAGTATTCGCCTCAATTTTATTTATCTTAACAGCTATGAATAAATTAAGATTCCAAGAACATAGATATCCAGAATATTTTGCTTTATATCTATTTGTTGTTGCAGGTTTCCAATTTATGGTAAGTTCAGATTCATTGATTCTTATTTTTGTTGGACTTGAAACATCTTCTATGGCTTTATATACATTAATTGCAATGCACAATAGAAAAAATGCCATTGAAGCAGCAATTAAATATTTTACTATGGGTGCATTAGCAACAGCATTTTTTGCATTTGGGTCTATGATATTTTATGCAGTTACAGGTACAGTTGAACTTGGGCAAATCTCTGAGGTATTAACTGAATCAAATTTTGAAAACTATCCTGTGATTTTACTTGGAGTTGTTTTCTTACTTGGTGCACTTGGATTTAAACTTTCATTAGTTCCTTATCATACTTGGGTTGCAGATGTTTATGAAGGGTCAACTGCTTCTTTAGCAGGATTCTTATCTGTAGTTCCAAAAATAGCTGGATTTGTTGTAGCTTTAAGATTCTTCGAAATCTTTGTTGCAAGTGGGGACATGTATGTTGAGATTATCCTTTATGCAACTGTAGTTTTAACTATGACTATTCCAAATATTATAGCTTTAGTTCAAACAGATATAAAAAGAATGTTAGCTTATTCATCTATCTCAAATGCAGGTTTTGCAATGGGAGCAATTTTAATAGGAACTACACAAGCTACAAATGCTTTATTCTTATATTGGATTATGTTCTTTATTACAAACCTTGGTGGATTTACAATGTTATGGTTAAATAGAAACAAAGACTATAGCTTTGCATCTGACCATTCTTTAGAAAAATATTCAGGGATTATTAAAACTTCACCTTTTACAGCTACTATGATGGGACTATTTTTCTTATCATTAGCAGGTGTTCCTCCATTTTCACTTTTCTGGGGAAAAATGTATTTAATAGGAAGTGCTGTAAATGCTGGGTATATTATCCTTGCACTTATTATGGCAATAAACTCTGCAATAGCAGCTTACTATTACTTAAAACCAATAGTATATATCTTCTTAAAAGAGCCAGCAGAAGATGGTATAAAATGTATGGTAAATGCAACAGGACCAGTTAAAACAGTTATTGGTTTTTGTGCAATTGTAACTATACTTTCAATCTTTTTAGTAGAACCACTACTTAACATAATCTCATATTATGTACAGATTTCAGGTTACTAG
- a CDS encoding NADH-quinone oxidoreductase subunit M → MEHILSILIFFPAFAAFIGFLVKNDSIRMYAILVTAIEFVLTVLLWSNFDTNVADMQFTEMIPIIESYGINYLVGIDGISLFLVIMTTFMTMIAVIGLTEKRNLKHMIITILFLEMTMVGVFVALDAIIFYLFWELSLVPMLYIIGAWGGQLRIYAAIKFFLYTFLGSLVMLVGMLYLGYVYYQATGHWSFSIMDWNMLVLPFNYITYNFSTYDIYFIREYLPFINYSFSFSTPFFSMQSLLFIAFFCGFAIKVPMFPFHTWLPYAHGQAPTIGSVILAAVLLKMGTYGFVRFSLPLFPDASVYFTIPMAILALIAIVYTAMVAYAQEDMKQVIAYSSVSHMGVIILGIFALNVEGIGGSIFLMISHGVVSGALFMLVGVIYDRRHTKMIKEFGGLASVMPKYATIFGIMLMASVGLPLTIGFVGEFLSLLGFFKVSPVLTIIAGLTIILGAVYMLVMYKKSFFGPLTNEENKKLEDIKGREIAALVPLVALVVILGVYPKPILKPVDKSVSQLIEIMQIKAVNQTTKTRLLESNSIGEVKND, encoded by the coding sequence ATGGAACATATTTTATCAATTTTAATATTTTTTCCAGCATTTGCTGCATTTATAGGATTTTTAGTTAAAAACGATTCTATTAGAATGTATGCAATTTTAGTAACTGCAATTGAGTTTGTATTAACAGTTTTATTATGGTCAAACTTTGATACAAATGTAGCGGATATGCAGTTTACTGAGATGATCCCTATTATTGAAAGTTATGGAATTAACTATTTAGTGGGAATAGATGGTATCTCTTTATTTTTAGTTATTATGACAACATTTATGACAATGATTGCTGTAATTGGATTAACAGAAAAGAGAAACTTAAAACACATGATTATCACTATTTTATTTTTAGAGATGACAATGGTTGGTGTGTTTGTTGCTTTAGATGCAATTATCTTTTACCTATTCTGGGAATTATCACTTGTACCTATGCTTTATATTATTGGAGCATGGGGTGGTCAGCTTAGAATCTATGCAGCAATCAAATTTTTCTTATATACATTCTTAGGTTCACTTGTAATGTTAGTTGGTATGTTATATCTTGGATATGTTTATTACCAAGCAACTGGACACTGGAGCTTTAGTATTATGGATTGGAATATGCTTGTATTGCCATTTAATTATATTACATATAATTTTTCAACCTATGACATTTACTTTATAAGAGAGTATTTGCCTTTTATAAATTATTCTTTTAGTTTTTCTACACCATTTTTTAGTATGCAAAGTTTACTTTTCATTGCTTTCTTTTGTGGTTTTGCAATCAAAGTTCCAATGTTTCCATTCCATACATGGCTTCCTTATGCTCACGGTCAAGCACCAACAATAGGTTCTGTAATCCTTGCAGCTGTATTACTTAAAATGGGTACATATGGGTTTGTTAGATTTTCATTACCACTTTTCCCTGATGCGTCAGTTTACTTTACAATACCAATGGCTATCTTAGCTTTAATTGCTATTGTTTATACTGCGATGGTTGCATATGCACAAGAGGATATGAAACAAGTAATTGCTTACTCATCAGTATCTCACATGGGTGTTATTATCCTTGGTATTTTTGCACTAAATGTTGAAGGTATTGGGGGGTCAATCTTCTTAATGATTTCACACGGGGTTGTATCAGGAGCACTGTTCATGTTAGTTGGGGTTATTTATGATAGACGTCATACTAAGATGATAAAAGAGTTTGGTGGATTAGCAAGTGTGATGCCAAAATATGCAACTATCTTTGGGATTATGCTTATGGCATCTGTAGGACTTCCTCTTACAATTGGATTTGTTGGGGAGTTTTTATCTTTATTAGGATTCTTTAAAGTATCTCCTGTATTAACAATTATTGCAGGTCTTACAATTATCCTTGGAGCTGTTTATATGCTTGTAATGTATAAAAAATCTTTCTTTGGACCACTTACAAATGAAGAGAATAAAAAACTAGAAGATATCAAAGGAAGAGAGATAGCTGCACTTGTACCTTTAGTTGCATTAGTTGTTATCTTAGGGGTTTATCCAAAACCTATTTTAAAACCTGTTGACAAATCAGTTTCTCAGCTTATAGAGATTATGCAAATAAAAGCAGTAAATCAAACAACAAAGACTAGACTCTTAGAGTCTAATAGCATTGGGGAGGTGAAAAATGACTAG
- the nuoL gene encoding NADH-quinone oxidoreductase subunit L: MEKYLYIALFAPLLGSLIAACFSMRPKMLFTGIITSLLLAVSMVSSLILLQYIFTTESIVHVKLIDWISIGSLDIPFGFVVDQVSVVMMVVVTIVSTMVHIHSIGYMDHDKSFNRFFAWLSAFVFSMMILVMSDNFAGLFIGWEGVGLCSWGLIGFWYHKEDQALTKDIYKSPFSTLSPFSSISPGYAANEAFITNRVADLGMLVGLFLIYWNLGSLQYDDVFANISTLDTSLVVAIAVFLFIGAMGKSAQFPFNQWLANAMEGPTPVSALIHAATMVTAGVYLVIRANEIFTTVPEVGYFIACLGAFVAIGAASMALVATNIKKIIAFSTLSQLGYMFVAAGLGAYWVALFHLATHAFFKSVLFLGAGNVMHALNDEINIKNMGGLHKHMKGTSIIMTIASIALAGIFPFSGFFSKDLILEVAFGHHSYILWAILWITAGLTAFYSFRLVMYVFHGEEKFKEKGYHPHEAQSYVIAAMTPLAILAIIAGIFKGSYIEMVTKLLPELEVHVSDATLWILIVITLGIALSGIAFAVFKFKKDGTYFSEKFKDRLCYKVLANQYFMPHLIENVINKPYLALSKFSWKKIDLKIVDAIVDSIAKVVYKSGEQTRVMQSGNLSTSLRLMILGLTVLLVILVALGIAK, translated from the coding sequence ATGGAAAAATATTTATATATAGCACTTTTTGCCCCACTTTTAGGTTCTTTAATAGCAGCATGCTTTTCAATGAGACCTAAGATGTTATTTACAGGAATAATAACTTCACTTTTATTAGCTGTATCAATGGTATCTTCACTAATACTTTTACAATATATATTCACAACTGAATCAATTGTTCATGTAAAACTTATAGATTGGATTTCAATAGGAAGTTTAGATATCCCATTTGGATTTGTTGTTGACCAAGTAAGTGTTGTGATGATGGTTGTTGTAACTATTGTATCAACTATGGTACATATCCACTCAATTGGATATATGGACCATGATAAATCATTTAATAGATTCTTTGCTTGGCTTTCAGCATTCGTTTTTTCAATGATGATTCTTGTTATGTCTGATAACTTTGCAGGATTATTTATTGGATGGGAAGGTGTTGGATTATGTTCATGGGGACTAATTGGTTTCTGGTATCATAAAGAAGACCAAGCTTTAACAAAAGATATTTATAAATCACCATTTTCAACACTATCACCATTTTCATCAATCTCTCCAGGTTATGCAGCTAATGAAGCATTTATAACAAATAGAGTTGCTGACCTTGGGATGTTAGTTGGATTATTCCTAATCTATTGGAATCTTGGAAGCTTACAATACGATGATGTATTTGCAAATATCTCAACACTTGACACCAGTCTTGTTGTAGCTATTGCAGTATTTTTATTTATTGGTGCGATGGGTAAATCAGCACAATTTCCATTTAACCAATGGCTTGCAAATGCAATGGAGGGTCCAACTCCAGTTTCTGCACTTATTCACGCAGCGACAATGGTAACAGCTGGGGTTTATTTAGTTATTCGTGCAAACGAAATCTTTACAACTGTTCCAGAAGTTGGATATTTTATTGCTTGTCTTGGTGCTTTTGTTGCAATAGGGGCCGCTTCTATGGCACTAGTTGCAACTAATATTAAAAAGATTATTGCATTTTCAACACTATCTCAATTAGGATATATGTTTGTTGCTGCTGGTCTTGGAGCATATTGGGTTGCTCTTTTCCACCTTGCAACTCATGCCTTCTTTAAATCGGTATTATTCTTAGGAGCTGGTAATGTTATGCACGCACTTAATGATGAGATAAATATCAAAAACATGGGTGGACTTCATAAGCACATGAAGGGAACATCTATTATCATGACAATTGCTTCAATAGCACTTGCAGGGATTTTCCCATTCTCTGGTTTCTTCTCAAAAGATTTAATCTTAGAGGTTGCTTTTGGACACCATTCATATATTTTATGGGCGATTCTTTGGATAACAGCTGGTTTAACTGCCTTTTATTCATTTAGACTTGTTATGTATGTATTCCATGGTGAAGAGAAGTTTAAAGAGAAAGGTTATCACCCTCATGAAGCTCAATCTTATGTGATTGCAGCTATGACACCACTAGCAATTTTAGCAATTATTGCTGGTATCTTTAAAGGTTCATATATAGAGATGGTAACAAAACTTCTACCTGAACTAGAAGTTCATGTTAGTGATGCAACTTTATGGATTTTAATTGTAATAACTCTAGGTATCGCACTTAGTGGTATTGCATTTGCTGTGTTTAAATTCAAAAAAGATGGTACATATTTTAGTGAGAAATTCAAAGATAGACTTTGTTATAAAGTATTGGCAAACCAATATTTTATGCCTCATCTAATAGAAAATGTAATAAATAAACCTTATTTGGCACTTTCTAAATTCTCATGGAAGAAAATTGATCTTAAGATTGTTGATGCAATTGTTGACTCAATTGCAAAAGTTGTTTACAAAAGTGGAGAACAAACAAGAGTTATGCAAAGTGGTAATTTATCAACATCGTTAAGATTGATGATTTTAGGTTTAACAGTGTTACTTGTGATTTTAGTAGCACTTGGAATAGCGAAGTAA
- the nuoK gene encoding NADH-quinone oxidoreductase subunit NuoK translates to MSLNAYLILSSVLFLIGTVGVIRRKNLLMLFFSTEIMLNAVNVGLAAISKFHGDLTGQMFAFFIIAIAASEVAIGLGLLILWYKKRGSIDLDTIQSMKG, encoded by the coding sequence ATGAGTTTAAACGCATATTTGATTTTATCTTCAGTTTTATTTTTAATAGGAACTGTTGGTGTAATTAGAAGAAAAAACTTACTTATGCTTTTCTTCTCAACTGAGATTATGTTAAATGCAGTAAATGTAGGTTTAGCTGCTATCTCAAAATTTCACGGAGATTTAACAGGGCAGATGTTTGCATTTTTTATTATTGCAATTGCAGCAAGTGAGGTTGCTATTGGATTAGGTTTACTGATTCTTTGGTACAAAAAAAGAGGATCAATTGATCTTGATACTATCCAAAGTATGAAGGGGTAA
- a CDS encoding NADH-quinone oxidoreductase subunit J: protein MFEIVAFYLFSILTIVMFSITVFTNNSLYALSSLAAGMIFISAFFFLLDADFLGAVQIVVYTGAVMALYAFGMMFFDALSVVKEKVNNPKLVFLLSGVSALIIVLIFVAPIVTSNVEAQYPVHPEWGNSQDVGVVLFTKYLIPFEVAAVMLLVAMIGGIILAGKKMDTSYSELSEEEIDLLESQEAEKDSK, encoded by the coding sequence ATGTTTGAAATAGTAGCTTTTTATCTATTTTCAATTTTAACAATTGTTATGTTTTCCATAACAGTTTTTACAAATAATTCACTATATGCCTTAAGTTCTTTGGCTGCGGGAATGATTTTTATTTCAGCTTTCTTCTTCTTGCTTGATGCTGATTTCTTAGGAGCTGTACAAATTGTAGTTTATACAGGGGCTGTAATGGCGCTTTATGCCTTTGGTATGATGTTCTTTGATGCCTTATCTGTAGTAAAAGAGAAAGTAAACAATCCAAAATTAGTATTTTTATTAAGTGGTGTTTCTGCTTTAATTATAGTGCTTATTTTCGTTGCTCCAATTGTAACATCAAATGTTGAAGCTCAATATCCAGTTCATCCAGAATGGGGTAATTCACAAGATGTTGGGGTTGTTTTATTTACAAAATATTTAATTCCATTTGAGGTTGCAGCTGTTATGTTATTAGTTGCAATGATAGGTGGAATTATCTTAGCAGGGAAAAAGATGGATACTTCATACTCTGAACTTAGTGAAGAAGAGATTGATTTATTAGAGTCTCAAGAAGCAGAAAAGGATAGCAAATGA